GTCTGCCGTAGCGAATGCTAACGATTTCGTTCGAGAAAGGTTTGCGGATCCCCTTGCCCGTTTGTATAGCAACAGGTGTACTTTGCCCGCTGAGTTCATTGAGATTAACGGTCTCAATATCAAGTTTTTGGCTATTTTCCGTTACCCAATAAAGTGCGTCACGATAACGCCTCACCGCGCCTTGCTTAAAACGTATTTCAAGTTGACTGTCTTGGCGTGATGAAAACGCCTGTTGTACGATTTCATCTAGCTGTTTGTGACTCGGCATCTCAATGCCTTGCTTTGATATCCACAGTCTGATGACATTATCTCTCCTTGCATAAGAAAGCTGTTGTAAAACCGTGATATTTAGCGCCATCCGACAACGACACTTTTGCAAGTCTTCTTCACTCACCTCATCAATTATGGTTTGTTGGCGCTGTAAAATATCAATACTGCGCAGTGTGTTACCTACAAAACCATTGAATCGAGAGGTGAGTAACGGGATCACCTGATTGCGCAAAAAGTTACGGTCAAACGCATCATCTGCGTTGGACTCATCCGTAATATGCTCAAGGCCAAACTGCTGTGCAAATGCTTCAATCTCGCTGCGACTAACAGCAAGTAATGGACGAATACAATAGCGCCCTGATGGCAGCTGAGTAGTCGCTCTCATCGCTCCAAGCCCCAGTAACCCTGAGCCGCGCTTTAATCTCAGTAAGAAAGTTTCAACTTGGTCATCGGCATGTTGCCCAAGCACGATTGCGTAACCGGCTTTGGCCGCATCATCTAATGCTTGATAGCGAGCTTCGCGTGCTTGCGCTTCAAGGCTAGTACGGGTTTTCCGAGTAATAGCAACCTGTTTTGCAACAAAGGGAACATTGAGTGTTTCGCAAAGCGATTGGCAAAATCGCTGCCAGTGCGTGGCGTGCTGAGATAAGCCATGATTAACATAAACCGCTTGGAGTGTAACATTATGCTTATTTGCATATTCTCGACAAAGATGGAGCAACACTACCGAATCCACACCGCCAGATAAGGCAATACACAACCCTTTGGCGTCAAGGCCGGAGCTCAATACCTTTAAACTTGACTCTACTTGTTGGTAAACCCGACTATTAATCATGTTTTCTACAATCAATAAAAAAAGCCGCTCAATAGCGGCTTTTTAACTTAAATTAGCATTGATATCAATACGAGCAGAAACTCGTATTAACAATAACCAAATGACATCAGGCGCTTATAACGCTGATCTAACATCTCTTCGGTGCTTAGCGCTTCAAGATCAGCCAAGTCACGTTTAAGCTGCGCCTTCAGGTTTTTCGCCATCGCATCGTAGTTGCGGTGCGCACCACCTAGCGGCTCTTCAATGATGTTATTGATAAGATCCAGCTCTTTTACGCGAGAGGCTGATACACCCATTGCTTCTGCTGCAAGTGAAGCTTTGTCTGCACTCTTCCAAAGAATAGAAGCACAACCTTCAGGTGAGATCACAGAATAAGTGCTATATTGTAGCATGTTTACTCTGTCACCTACCCCGATAGCCAATGCGCCACCAGAGCCGCCTTCACCGATCACGGTACAAATGGTTGGTACTTTGAGCGCTGCCATCACCTTAAGGTTACGTGCAATCGCTTCACTTTGACCGCGCTCTTCAGCGCCTACACCCGGATAGGCTCCCGGTGTGTCGATAAAGGTGATGATTGGCATCTTAAAGCGTTCAGCCATTTCCATTAAGCGTAATGCTTTACGGTAACCTTCTGGCTTTGGCATACCAAAGTTACGTTTGATTTTTTCAGCCGTATCGCGACCTTTTTGCTGACCGATAATCATTACTGGCTTGTCGTCAAGACGTGCAACACCACCAAGAATAGCCGGATCGTTAGCAAAAGTACGGTCGCCCGCGAACTCGTCAAACTCGGTAAAAATGCGTTCAATATAATCGCGAGTATATGGACGAAGTGGATGACGCGCTAATTGAGACACTTGCCAAGCGCCTAAACCGTCGAAGATTTTCTTTGTTTGCTCAACATTTTTGTCTTTTAAGCGGCTGATCTCTTCTTCAAGGCTAAGATCTAAATCGCCAGAGCGACTAACGTTTTGTAATTCTTTGATTTTTGCTTCCAATTCAGCGATTGGAAGTTCAAATTCAAGATAATTGAGGCTCATGCTCTAAACTACCTGTTTAGTTAAATTCTAATTCTAATTCCTGCGCCGCCAACAGTGATAAACGAGTTAAAAGCTCATCACTTGGCGTCACACACCATTGTGTTCCTAATGTTAACTCTGCTAATGCATCAGGACGCTGATATTTAATTTTTACCGGACACGTTCCAAATTTATATGGTTCTAGCACTTTTTTGAAATTATCAAAGAAGTTCGCGTCAATTTGAGCCATATTTAGCGTCATTTTTATTGCACTAATACGCTTTTCTCGCGCCTGAGCAATGGTAGAGATTTCTCTTGCGGTCATTGTAATGCCACCAGAGAAGTTATCAAAGCTGACCTGTCCAGATATTACCAA
This portion of the Pseudoalteromonas sp. GCY genome encodes:
- the tilS gene encoding tRNA lysidine(34) synthetase TilS, with amino-acid sequence MINSRVYQQVESSLKVLSSGLDAKGLCIALSGGVDSVVLLHLCREYANKHNVTLQAVYVNHGLSQHATHWQRFCQSLCETLNVPFVAKQVAITRKTRTSLEAQAREARYQALDDAAKAGYAIVLGQHADDQVETFLLRLKRGSGLLGLGAMRATTQLPSGRYCIRPLLAVSRSEIEAFAQQFGLEHITDESNADDAFDRNFLRNQVIPLLTSRFNGFVGNTLRSIDILQRQQTIIDEVSEEDLQKCRCRMALNITVLQQLSYARRDNVIRLWISKQGIEMPSHKQLDEIVQQAFSSRQDSQLEIRFKQGAVRRYRDALYWVTENSQKLDIETVNLNELSGQSTPVAIQTGKGIRKPFSNEIVSIRYGRLKDKIKPQGKPGSNTLKHWLKDLYIPSWERDYIAVVYYNDTPVAVNGLFVSAEHAEDNGIIWIVKDD
- the accA gene encoding acetyl-CoA carboxylase carboxyl transferase subunit alpha, with protein sequence MSLNYLEFELPIAELEAKIKELQNVSRSGDLDLSLEEEISRLKDKNVEQTKKIFDGLGAWQVSQLARHPLRPYTRDYIERIFTEFDEFAGDRTFANDPAILGGVARLDDKPVMIIGQQKGRDTAEKIKRNFGMPKPEGYRKALRLMEMAERFKMPIITFIDTPGAYPGVGAEERGQSEAIARNLKVMAALKVPTICTVIGEGGSGGALAIGVGDRVNMLQYSTYSVISPEGCASILWKSADKASLAAEAMGVSASRVKELDLINNIIEEPLGGAHRNYDAMAKNLKAQLKRDLADLEALSTEEMLDQRYKRLMSFGYC